From the Solibacillus sp. FSL R5-0449 genome, one window contains:
- a CDS encoding bifunctional oligoribonuclease/PAP phosphatase NrnA produces the protein MKRQIIDKIKQYETIVLHRHVRPDPDAYGSQIGLAELIRANYPEKAVYTVGEHDDSLSFMASPQQVEDAQFKNALVIVTDTANTERIDDQRYVNGDFLIKIDHHPNDDAYGDLLWVDTDASSCSEMIYDLYEEGKAYADWKMSDEAARLLFAGIVGDTGRFLYPSAGPKTFETAGHLVQYNFDRNEVFDGMYEMERKLLNLQGYIYQHFEMDEHGAASIKLPADILKQFDATPSETSLLVSSLGNVKNIRAWVMFIEDNDTIRVRIRSKGPVINGLAKKYNGGGHPLASGATAYSWEEADQVIEDLKVICSEYK, from the coding sequence TTGAAACGTCAAATTATTGACAAAATTAAACAATATGAAACAATTGTACTGCATCGCCATGTACGGCCAGACCCAGATGCGTACGGCTCACAAATTGGGCTGGCAGAGTTGATTCGGGCAAATTATCCGGAAAAGGCGGTTTACACGGTTGGTGAGCATGATGATTCATTATCATTCATGGCATCTCCTCAGCAAGTTGAAGATGCACAGTTTAAAAATGCACTGGTCATTGTGACTGATACTGCGAATACCGAGCGTATTGACGATCAGCGCTATGTAAACGGCGATTTTCTTATTAAAATCGACCACCATCCGAATGATGATGCTTATGGTGATTTATTATGGGTGGATACGGATGCTAGTTCATGCAGTGAAATGATCTATGACCTTTATGAAGAAGGCAAAGCGTATGCAGACTGGAAGATGTCCGATGAAGCGGCACGCCTGTTATTCGCGGGAATTGTCGGTGATACTGGGCGATTCTTATACCCTAGTGCGGGTCCGAAAACATTTGAAACAGCAGGACACCTTGTACAATATAATTTCGACCGAAATGAAGTATTTGATGGTATGTACGAAATGGAACGCAAGCTATTAAATCTTCAAGGTTATATATACCAGCATTTTGAAATGGATGAACACGGCGCGGCATCGATTAAATTGCCTGCAGATATTTTAAAGCAATTCGATGCTACTCCTTCCGAAACATCCCTATTAGTTAGTTCATTGGGCAATGTAAAGAATATCCGTGCATGGGTGATGTTCATCGAGGATAATGATACAATTCGCGTTCGCATCCGCTCGAAAGGTCCGGTTATCAACGGCCTGGCGAAAAAATATAATGGCGGCGGGCATCCGCTGGCATCTGGTGCTACAGCATATTCATGGGAAGAGGCAGATCAAGTAATTGAAGATTTAAAGGTCATTTGCAGTGAATATAAATAA
- a CDS encoding YtpI family protein: MVYLNFLFVACIIASLVFYFYFKTKQFRSTLPIRRKWYTAKAGVALAAFLIFFGLNATILYPDILGFAVAAIFLIIGAGLGVNNYKRMQHEGQYIKEEYELNR; this comes from the coding sequence ATGGTCTATTTAAATTTTCTGTTTGTTGCCTGTATTATAGCATCACTAGTATTTTATTTTTATTTCAAAACAAAGCAGTTCCGTTCGACATTACCAATCCGTCGTAAATGGTATACTGCGAAAGCTGGAGTTGCGCTTGCCGCATTTCTCATCTTCTTTGGTCTGAATGCAACGATTCTGTATCCGGATATTCTCGGGTTTGCCGTTGCAGCTATTTTCCTTATCATTGGTGCAGGTTTAGGTGTGAATAACTATAAACGCATGCAGCATGAAGGGCAATACATAAAAGAGGAATACGAACTAAACAGGTAA
- a CDS encoding DRTGG domain-containing protein, translated as MSTKHEKILQYIESLPVGDKISVRQIAKEMQVSEGTAYRAIKEAENRRLVSSIERVGTIRIEKKKKENIERLTFAEIVNIIDGQVLGGKTGLHKTLTKFVIGAMKLDDMMRYTDAGSLLIVGNRTQAHEYALKTGAAVLITGGFDTTESNKELADEVDLPIISTTYDTFTVATMINRAIYDQLIKKDILLIEDVYVPMEDTAVLKNNDTIADFHRQNRRTTHGAFPVVTGQNRLVGMITSKDVIGKEESEPIDKVMTKNPIAASMKTSVASAGHRMIWEGIDLLPVIDEEGLLKGVISRQDVLKAIQLAQRQPQHGETIDDLVKNEMRVMGEEDIEVEFTVTPQMTNQFGAISYGAFTILLSEVGAFALKRRKRGEAVVENMNIYFIKPVQMESVLTVRPRILDMSRKFVKMDFEVYSATNLVGKAMMTFQLLER; from the coding sequence TTGTCAACGAAACACGAGAAGATTTTACAATACATTGAATCACTACCAGTTGGCGATAAAATTTCGGTTCGTCAAATTGCAAAGGAAATGCAAGTGAGTGAAGGGACAGCTTACCGAGCGATTAAAGAAGCTGAAAACCGACGTCTTGTAAGCTCAATCGAACGTGTAGGTACGATTCGAATTGAAAAGAAAAAGAAAGAAAATATTGAACGCTTAACATTTGCGGAAATTGTAAATATTATAGATGGTCAAGTTTTAGGAGGAAAGACAGGTCTCCATAAAACATTGACGAAATTTGTAATTGGTGCGATGAAGCTTGATGATATGATGCGCTATACTGATGCAGGGAGCCTGCTCATTGTCGGTAACCGTACACAGGCACATGAATACGCATTGAAAACAGGGGCTGCTGTATTGATTACAGGTGGTTTTGATACAACTGAATCCAACAAAGAGCTGGCAGATGAAGTGGATTTACCGATTATTTCGACAACATATGATACGTTTACAGTGGCAACGATGATCAACCGTGCCATCTATGACCAGCTAATTAAAAAAGATATTTTATTGATTGAAGATGTATACGTGCCAATGGAAGATACAGCAGTATTAAAAAATAATGATACGATTGCAGATTTCCATAGACAGAACCGTCGTACGACACATGGAGCCTTTCCTGTAGTTACAGGCCAAAACAGACTAGTCGGGATGATTACGAGCAAGGACGTAATCGGGAAAGAAGAATCGGAACCGATTGATAAAGTAATGACAAAGAACCCGATTGCTGCTTCGATGAAAACGAGTGTCGCTTCAGCAGGTCACCGAATGATTTGGGAAGGAATCGACTTGCTCCCTGTCATTGATGAGGAAGGGTTATTAAAAGGGGTTATTAGTCGCCAGGATGTTTTGAAGGCGATCCAGTTAGCGCAGCGCCAGCCTCAGCACGGAGAGACGATCGATGATTTAGTGAAAAATGAAATGCGCGTCATGGGTGAAGAAGATATTGAAGTGGAATTTACGGTTACACCACAAATGACAAACCAGTTTGGTGCAATTTCATACGGTGCTTTTACAATCCTGTTATCCGAAGTCGGTGCATTTGCATTGAAGCGTCGTAAGCGCGGGGAAGCAGTTGTTGAGAATATGAATATTTATTTTATCAAACCTGTTCAGATGGAAAGTGTTTTAACTGTCCGTCCAAGAATTTTGGACATGTCCCGTAAGTTCGTGAAAATGGATTTTGAAGTATACAGTGCGACAAATCTTGTAGGAAAAGCGATGATGACATTCCAACTATTAGAACGCTAA
- a CDS encoding metal-dependent hydrolase has translation MQISFHGHSVVKIVTNGTTILIDPFINGNGQTDLKVENEKPDVILLTHGHNDHVGDTVELAKKHDALVVAPNELADYLGWQGCRVHNMHIGGARQFEFGKVKFTQAFHGSSYVTENNEIIYMGMPAGILFTAEGKTIYHAGDTALFGDMELIGKRHPIDIAFLPIGDNFTMGPEDAAYAVSLLKPKIVVPVHYNTFPPIEQDPADFAKLVEDAEVQVLKPGEFVKF, from the coding sequence ATGCAGATTTCATTTCACGGACATTCCGTAGTAAAAATCGTGACAAATGGGACTACGATTTTAATTGACCCTTTCATTAATGGAAATGGACAAACAGACTTAAAGGTTGAAAATGAAAAACCGGATGTCATTTTATTGACACACGGACATAATGATCATGTTGGTGATACAGTAGAATTAGCAAAAAAACATGATGCACTTGTCGTTGCACCAAATGAGCTTGCGGACTATTTAGGCTGGCAAGGTTGCAGAGTCCACAATATGCATATTGGTGGTGCACGCCAATTTGAATTCGGGAAAGTGAAATTTACACAGGCGTTCCACGGGTCTTCATATGTAACGGAAAACAACGAAATCATCTATATGGGAATGCCGGCCGGAATTTTATTTACAGCTGAAGGCAAAACAATTTACCATGCTGGTGATACGGCATTATTCGGGGATATGGAGTTGATCGGAAAACGTCATCCGATTGATATCGCATTTTTACCGATTGGCGACAACTTTACAATGGGACCGGAAGATGCAGCATATGCTGTTTCGTTACTGAAACCAAAAATTGTCGTGCCTGTCCACTACAACACATTCCCGCCGATTGAACAAGATCCGGCAGACTTTGCGAAACTTGTTGAAGACGCAGAAGTTCAAGTATTGAAACCAGGGGAGTTTGTGAAATTCTAA
- a CDS encoding Xaa-Pro peptidase family protein, with protein MSKLKQLQNHLNENGWDAAFITTPDNVFYFSGFRSEPHERLLGVMVFKDAEPFLICPKMEMPDAVAAGWTFDVVGHEDTENAWDVVAKNVAARNVSFDTLAIEKSHLTVERLEAIQERYEHLKFAGIDEKINALRISKDEAELEKLRKAAELADYAIQVGCDAIAEGVTEMEVLNTIESAIKAKGYAMSFDTMVLAGEKAASPHGTPGNRKIKKGDLILFDLGVIYEGYCSDITRTVAFGQPNDEQIEIYNAVRRANEAAIEAVKPGVRAMDLDKIARDVITDAGYGQYFTHRLGHGLGISVHEFPSINGANEFVLNEGAVFTIEPGVYKTDAAGVRIEDDVVVTKDGVEVLTSFTKELVIL; from the coding sequence ATGTCGAAATTAAAACAATTACAAAATCATCTAAATGAAAATGGTTGGGATGCTGCTTTTATTACAACACCTGACAATGTCTTTTACTTTTCCGGTTTTAGAAGTGAGCCACATGAGCGTTTACTTGGCGTGATGGTATTCAAGGATGCAGAACCGTTTTTAATTTGCCCGAAGATGGAAATGCCTGATGCAGTAGCTGCAGGATGGACTTTCGATGTTGTCGGACATGAAGATACTGAAAATGCCTGGGATGTTGTTGCAAAAAATGTAGCGGCTCGCAATGTTTCATTCGACACATTGGCGATTGAGAAATCTCATTTAACGGTTGAGCGTTTAGAAGCAATTCAGGAACGTTATGAACATTTAAAATTTGCTGGAATCGATGAAAAAATTAACGCGCTTCGTATTTCAAAAGATGAAGCGGAACTTGAAAAATTACGTAAAGCTGCAGAATTAGCGGACTACGCAATTCAAGTTGGCTGTGATGCCATTGCAGAAGGCGTAACAGAAATGGAAGTATTGAATACAATCGAATCAGCCATTAAGGCAAAAGGCTATGCGATGAGCTTCGATACGATGGTTTTAGCTGGAGAAAAAGCCGCTTCTCCTCATGGGACACCAGGAAACCGCAAAATAAAAAAAGGTGACTTAATCCTGTTCGACCTAGGCGTTATTTACGAAGGGTATTGTTCAGATATTACGCGAACAGTTGCATTCGGTCAGCCAAATGACGAGCAAATTGAAATTTATAATGCTGTCCGCCGTGCAAACGAGGCTGCGATTGAAGCAGTTAAACCAGGTGTCCGTGCAATGGACTTGGATAAAATTGCGCGTGATGTCATTACAGATGCAGGTTACGGCCAATACTTCACACACCGTTTAGGTCACGGTCTTGGTATTTCTGTTCATGAATTCCCATCGATCAACGGTGCCAACGAATTTGTTCTAAATGAAGGAGCAGTATTTACAATCGAACCCGGTGTTTATAAAACGGATGCTGCTGGCGTTCGTATCGAAGACGATGTAGTCGTTACAAAAGATGGTGTTGAAGTACTTACATCATTCACGAAAGAACTTGTAATTTTATAA
- a CDS encoding 5,10-methylene tetrahydromethanopterin reductase, protein MKRWSITTLLIIVLTLLPISQIEWNTEAEASQTSKVNNEVILKSASPNKAVKEKTPVSNTGFMPKVNRTYTYKPSFEDAGPKTYTASQNESIENSVELLEGDYIGYTYIEDEQQLALGVAYSDLFFFSLSYPMKEKTTITDTDYLYDGTTETTQVYVESTSATVKTKAGTFQNVVVLKYPNGMKLYLAKDYGIIRITDFEGTITTELISVK, encoded by the coding sequence ATGAAAAGATGGTCAATTACTACGTTACTTATAATTGTGCTTACACTATTGCCAATAAGTCAAATTGAATGGAATACGGAAGCCGAAGCAAGTCAAACAAGCAAGGTAAATAATGAAGTCATTTTAAAAAGTGCATCACCGAATAAAGCAGTAAAAGAAAAAACCCCTGTCTCGAATACAGGCTTTATGCCAAAAGTAAACCGCACTTATACGTATAAACCCTCATTTGAGGATGCCGGTCCTAAAACATATACCGCTTCTCAAAATGAATCGATTGAAAACTCGGTAGAATTATTGGAAGGTGACTATATCGGATATACGTATATTGAAGATGAGCAGCAGCTTGCCTTAGGTGTTGCCTACTCAGATCTATTTTTCTTTTCATTAAGCTATCCAATGAAAGAAAAGACAACTATTACCGATACGGATTATTTATATGATGGTACTACGGAAACAACACAAGTGTATGTTGAAAGCACAAGTGCAACAGTTAAAACAAAAGCAGGTACATTCCAAAATGTAGTTGTATTAAAATATCCAAACGGCATGAAATTGTACCTGGCAAAAGATTACGGTATTATCCGTATTACCGACTTTGAAGGTACTATTACAACAGAATTAATCTCGGTAAAATAA
- the ald gene encoding alanine dehydrogenase, with translation MKIGVPKEIKNNENRVAMTPAGVLSLIANGHEVYIETGAGLGSAFTDQDYIEAGAQIVQTAAEAWAGEMVLKVKEPVQSEYKYFREGLILFTYLHLAPEPELTKALLENRVIGIAYETVQLPNGSLPLLTPMSEVAGKMSTQIGAHYLEKLPGGKGILLGGVSGVPRSKVTVIGGGIAGTNAAKVAVGMGADVTIIDLNPERLRQLDDLFGRDVQTLISNPYNIADAVRSADLVIGSVLIPGAKAPKLVTEEMIQSMSPGSVVVDIAIDQGGCFETSEKVTTHDNPTFVKHGVVHYTVANMPGAVPRTSTIALTNNTVPYALQIANKGFLRACLDNLALKRGVNTLDGKVVYRAVADAQGLEFAEVEDVLGALTGLN, from the coding sequence GTGAAAATTGGGGTACCGAAAGAAATAAAGAACAACGAAAATCGAGTTGCGATGACACCGGCAGGGGTGTTGTCTTTAATCGCAAATGGCCATGAAGTATACATTGAAACAGGTGCAGGATTAGGTTCTGCATTTACGGATCAGGACTATATTGAAGCTGGTGCCCAAATTGTACAAACAGCAGCTGAAGCATGGGCAGGAGAAATGGTTTTAAAAGTAAAAGAACCTGTGCAAAGTGAATACAAGTATTTCCGTGAAGGATTAATATTATTTACGTATTTACATTTAGCACCGGAGCCTGAACTGACTAAAGCTTTACTTGAAAACCGCGTAATCGGTATCGCCTATGAAACTGTGCAATTACCAAACGGTTCTTTACCATTATTAACACCGATGAGTGAAGTGGCAGGGAAGATGTCAACACAAATCGGCGCACATTATTTAGAAAAACTGCCGGGCGGAAAAGGTATCTTGCTTGGTGGAGTATCAGGTGTTCCACGCAGTAAAGTAACGGTAATCGGTGGCGGTATTGCGGGAACAAATGCAGCCAAAGTAGCAGTCGGCATGGGAGCGGATGTTACGATCATCGATTTGAACCCTGAACGATTACGTCAGCTTGATGATTTATTCGGACGTGATGTTCAAACATTGATTTCAAATCCGTATAATATTGCGGATGCTGTTCGTTCTGCTGATTTAGTAATTGGTTCGGTACTTATTCCGGGAGCGAAGGCACCAAAATTAGTGACGGAAGAAATGATTCAATCAATGTCACCAGGATCTGTAGTTGTGGATATTGCGATTGACCAAGGCGGCTGTTTTGAAACATCAGAAAAAGTTACAACACATGATAATCCTACATTTGTTAAACATGGTGTTGTACATTATACTGTTGCAAATATGCCAGGTGCGGTTCCACGTACATCAACGATCGCATTAACAAACAATACGGTTCCTTATGCATTACAGATTGCCAATAAAGGCTTTTTACGTGCATGTCTGGACAATCTTGCATTAAAGCGCGGTGTTAATACATTGGACGGTAAAGTTGTATACCGTGCAGTAGCAGACGCACAAGGGCTTGAATTTGCGGAAGTAGAAGATGTATTAGGTGCACTGACAGGATTAAATTAA
- a CDS encoding universal stress protein: protein MANHYKSIVVAVDGSKEAEYAFRKSIDVAKRNEGATINLVNVIDTRSFAAIEAYDRSIAERAQQHAEELLNGYKKQAEEEGVENVNLIIEYGSPKNIITKELSNVVEADLIICGATGLNAVERFLIGSVSEAIVRSATCDVLVIRTPE, encoded by the coding sequence ATGGCAAACCATTATAAAAGCATTGTAGTAGCAGTAGACGGCTCGAAAGAAGCAGAATATGCATTCCGTAAATCAATCGATGTTGCAAAACGCAATGAAGGTGCAACAATCAACCTAGTAAACGTTATCGACACACGTTCTTTCGCAGCGATAGAAGCGTACGACCGTTCAATTGCTGAGCGAGCTCAACAACATGCAGAAGAATTATTAAACGGCTATAAAAAGCAAGCTGAAGAAGAAGGCGTTGAAAATGTTAACCTGATTATTGAATATGGCTCTCCTAAAAATATCATTACAAAAGAACTTTCTAATGTTGTAGAAGCAGATTTAATCATCTGTGGCGCAACTGGTTTAAACGCTGTAGAACGTTTCCTGATCGGTTCTGTATCAGAAGCAATCGTACGTTCAGCTACATGCGACGTATTAGTTATCCGTACTCCAGAGTGA
- a CDS encoding class I SAM-dependent methyltransferase: MEKFEQIFKYINDNAEKVAAEQEQDYLEALLQTLEDTLDGKFEWQVVGATKEDMRKAIQIAILKGMRKSAQPNHQMTPDTLGLIVSHFVAQCFEEELKDRTISLVDPALGTGNLLFTVMNALEGKVIASGVEVDDLLIRLAAATGDLIEQPVTLFRQDALEKLLVDPVDAVVCDLPVGYYPNEEVALDYELCAAEGMSYAHHLFIEQSLNYTKEGGFGFFLIPANLFESEQAKQLHQYIKGHAWIQAVIQLPENLFSSKAHEKSILILQKQSEQLKAPREVLLAKVPNMSNRDTLAMFFEKVRMWKESNDQKR, encoded by the coding sequence ATGGAAAAGTTTGAACAAATTTTTAAATATATTAATGACAACGCAGAAAAAGTTGCTGCCGAGCAAGAGCAGGATTATTTGGAAGCGTTACTGCAAACATTGGAAGATACGTTGGATGGGAAATTTGAATGGCAAGTTGTAGGTGCAACGAAGGAAGATATGCGTAAAGCAATCCAAATTGCCATTTTAAAAGGAATGCGTAAAAGTGCACAGCCGAACCACCAAATGACACCAGATACATTGGGGCTCATCGTAAGCCATTTTGTAGCGCAATGCTTCGAAGAGGAATTAAAGGACCGGACGATTTCTCTTGTGGATCCGGCACTCGGTACAGGGAATTTACTTTTTACAGTCATGAATGCGCTCGAAGGGAAAGTAATCGCTTCAGGAGTGGAAGTCGATGATTTGTTAATTCGACTGGCAGCAGCGACAGGAGACCTGATCGAACAACCTGTTACACTTTTCCGTCAAGATGCTTTGGAAAAACTATTGGTCGATCCGGTTGATGCGGTAGTTTGTGATTTGCCTGTAGGATATTATCCGAATGAAGAAGTGGCACTTGACTACGAATTATGCGCGGCAGAGGGAATGAGCTACGCACACCATCTGTTTATCGAGCAATCTTTAAATTATACAAAAGAAGGCGGATTTGGATTTTTCCTGATTCCTGCAAATTTATTCGAATCAGAACAGGCCAAACAGCTTCATCAGTATATTAAAGGGCACGCGTGGATTCAGGCGGTCATCCAATTACCGGAAAACCTGTTCTCGTCAAAAGCGCATGAGAAAAGTATTTTAATTTTACAAAAGCAAAGCGAGCAGTTAAAAGCTCCACGTGAGGTTTTATTGGCAAAAGTACCGAATATGTCAAACCGTGATACGCTGGCGATGTTCTTTGAAAAAGTACGCATGTGGAAAGAAAGCAATGATCAGAAGCGATAA
- the tpx gene encoding thiol peroxidase produces the protein MAQVTFKNSPITLIGNEVKVGDQAPDFTVVANDLSEVTLKDSEGKIRLFSVVPSLETGVCDKQTRTFNEAAASLGDNVVIYTVSMDLPFAQKRWCGAAGIDNVVTVSDHRDASFGEAYGVHMKELRLLARSIFVVDETGKVAYVEYVPEGTDHPNYDAAIEAVKALVK, from the coding sequence ATGGCACAAGTAACATTTAAAAACAGTCCAATCACATTAATCGGTAATGAGGTAAAAGTGGGTGATCAAGCACCTGACTTTACAGTAGTTGCAAATGATTTATCAGAAGTAACTTTAAAAGATTCTGAAGGTAAAATTCGCTTATTCTCAGTTGTTCCTTCATTGGAAACAGGTGTTTGTGATAAGCAAACTCGTACATTTAATGAAGCAGCGGCAAGCTTAGGCGACAATGTTGTAATTTACACAGTGTCAATGGATTTACCATTTGCTCAAAAACGTTGGTGTGGAGCTGCGGGTATCGATAATGTTGTAACAGTATCAGACCACCGCGATGCATCATTCGGTGAAGCATATGGCGTACATATGAAAGAATTACGCCTTTTAGCACGTTCAATTTTCGTTGTTGATGAAACAGGTAAAGTTGCTTATGTGGAATATGTTCCAGAAGGTACAGACCACCCGAATTATGATGCTGCCATCGAAGCTGTAAAAGCTCTTGTAAAATAA
- a CDS encoding RDD family protein: protein MTDIIEVVDEASVVKPPSIKQKTAGFWMRFWAFLLDSIVVSAIIGVSIRPIFALMNWSVASDVWYAPMTIISGFIFYAYFVLMTKFFKQTLGKMTFGIKVEKDDGEALDWMTVLFREGVGRFINGTLLYLPYLIVAFSPNNKSIADYFADTVVVHENIYTKDV from the coding sequence ATGACTGACATAATCGAAGTAGTGGATGAAGCATCTGTCGTAAAGCCGCCTTCTATAAAACAAAAAACAGCCGGCTTCTGGATGCGTTTCTGGGCATTTCTGTTGGATTCAATTGTTGTTAGTGCGATTATCGGTGTCTCGATTAGACCGATATTTGCATTGATGAATTGGAGTGTTGCCAGCGATGTATGGTATGCACCGATGACAATTATTTCGGGATTTATTTTCTATGCTTATTTTGTGCTCATGACAAAATTTTTCAAGCAAACGTTAGGGAAAATGACGTTTGGAATCAAAGTTGAAAAAGACGATGGGGAAGCACTGGATTGGATGACGGTACTATTTCGTGAGGGGGTCGGCCGGTTTATTAACGGTACATTATTATATTTACCGTATTTAATTGTCGCCTTTTCACCAAATAATAAGAGCATTGCCGATTATTTTGCCGATACGGTCGTTGTTCATGAAAATATTTATACAAAAGATGTTTAA
- the sppA gene encoding signal peptide peptidase SppA, with protein MNTKRVVALIIAAVLLFFSIGINTIISIFKTDFFTSFDNLMGTESLTYENVVETGDLTSRIAHLTVDGVIQDVGEPSIWETVDYNHQLFMEQLDAVLEDDTVKGVVLSVNTPGGGVIESEEIYQKLLKIKEEKQIPIYVSMGSMAASGGYYISAPADKIFAQRETITGSIGVIMQSINYGKLAENFGIEFETIKSGEHKDMFGGVRPSTKEELAMLQEMIDESYEHFVDIIEAGRNMSEAQVKKVADGRVLGGTQALRAGLVDEIGNEEATINALRTDYGLEDAALFEYTKDTSSWGSLLGVKLGSMLRPSAESEVLSKIISTTNSPRMMYLYGDY; from the coding sequence ATGAATACAAAACGAGTAGTGGCACTCATTATTGCTGCCGTATTATTATTTTTCTCTATCGGAATCAATACGATTATTTCGATTTTTAAGACCGATTTCTTTACTAGTTTCGATAACTTGATGGGTACAGAATCGCTCACATACGAAAATGTCGTGGAGACAGGAGACTTAACGAGTCGAATTGCACATTTAACGGTAGATGGTGTAATTCAGGATGTAGGGGAACCGAGTATTTGGGAAACGGTCGATTACAATCATCAGTTATTTATGGAGCAACTGGATGCTGTACTGGAAGACGATACAGTCAAAGGGGTTGTATTATCTGTAAACACTCCAGGTGGCGGTGTCATTGAATCAGAAGAAATTTACCAAAAGTTATTGAAAATTAAAGAAGAAAAGCAAATTCCGATTTACGTATCAATGGGATCAATGGCTGCTTCGGGCGGTTATTATATTTCAGCACCAGCAGATAAAATCTTTGCTCAACGCGAGACAATTACCGGGTCAATCGGTGTTATTATGCAATCGATTAACTACGGGAAATTAGCCGAGAATTTCGGGATCGAGTTTGAAACAATCAAATCAGGCGAACATAAAGACATGTTTGGCGGAGTAAGACCTTCTACTAAAGAGGAGCTTGCGATGCTGCAGGAAATGATCGATGAATCATATGAACATTTCGTTGATATTATAGAAGCCGGACGTAATATGTCTGAAGCGCAAGTGAAGAAAGTAGCGGATGGGCGTGTACTGGGCGGTACGCAGGCATTACGTGCAGGTCTTGTTGATGAAATTGGAAATGAGGAAGCGACGATTAATGCATTACGCACAGATTATGGATTGGAAGATGCAGCGCTGTTTGAATATACAAAGGATACATCAAGCTGGGGTTCATTATTAGGTGTGAAACTGGGTTCTATGCTGCGACCATCTGCTGAGTCTGAAGTATTGTCCAAAATTATATCGACGACAAATTCACCTCGTATGATGTATTTATATGGTGACTACTAA